A segment of the Bdellovibrio bacteriovorus genome:
GGACTAATTGTAATGCCCCGCATCCGAAAAGGATACTTCTGAACCCTTAGTATTGCTAAGCGTCATAAGTGCATTGAAAAGCCCGCGGGAATCCTGTAAAACAAATGTCCTTCTAACACTGGAGCTGAAATGGCTATTGCTACACCTGATAAACTTCCTATGACCATCCGCGGAAAAGCGCTGCTGGATGCAGAGTTGAAAAAGCTTCTGTTGGAAGAAAGACCGTCCGTGATTCTGGCGATCGAAGAAGCTCGCGCTCAAGGCGATATCTCTGAGAACGCTGAGTATGAAGCAGCTAAAGAGCGCCAGGCCATGATTGAAGGTCGTATTGCTGAAATTCAGGGCAAACTGGCGGGTGCAGATGTTATCGACACTGCGCAAATCAAAGCAGACCGTATCGTATTCGGTGCGGTTGTTAAGATCGTAGACACTGAGTCCGAAGAAGAATTCCAATACCAAATCGTGGGTGTGGATGAAGCGGACGTGAAAAAAGGCATGATCTCCATCCTGTCTCCTTTGGCGCGCGCGTTGATCGGTAAAAAAGACAGCGACACCGTGACCGTACAAAGCCCTAAAGGCGACAAAGAGTTCGAAATCATCTCCTTCGAGTATAAGTAATTTTCTTGTCGGTCCATGACCTTCTCTGTGAGAATGGGTCATGGACTCGCGCAGACGCCTCTCAGACCGACATCTTATTGCTGAACAACCTGGAATGACCATTCTTCTGACCGGTCTGATTCTGGCGTTTCTTCTTGGTTACACCACCAAATCCCTGCTGTCGCCGGCCCGGCTGGCAGCGCGAATTGAAAAAGCCGCAAGCCACATTCATAAAGACGTTAAAGTCAGCTTTGGTTCCGCTCACGTCAGTTTGAGCAACGGCATTCTGCCACGCTTCGCAGTGATCATCTCCAATGTGCGTATGGAATCCAGTCAGACCTGCTGGGCTGCGCCCGTGATGGAAATTGACGAGCTTCGCCTGCCATTGTCGTTCTTGAATCTGATTCAAGGCAGGGCCCCCGTGCGGGTGGTGGAGGCCAACAGCGTGACTCTGACTTTGCGAGACGACTTCAAAGACTGTGACCCCACTGATCCGGAACAGATCCCGGCCAGCCGCCCAAGACCGGCCGTGACGCTGTCGCCTTCAGAACAAAGTCAGAAATACCGTAACGATGTGCGGGGGATTTCGGTTCGCACCCTGAAGATCACTTCAGCAAAACATCCGCAGTATTCAACAGAGCTGATGAATTTTGCAGTGAAAGTAAAATCCTTTGAACCCAAAGTGATTGAAGTCACCGCAAAAACCCATCTGATGAAAGACAGTCAGGTCGGGGATTATCTGTCCCACGCAAATCTGTATCTGCAATACAAAGAGTCCCCGGAAGCGGCAGTGCAGGCCCACTTCTTTGGAAACTGGCGTGAAGGCCACTACAGTGTGATTGCCAATTACACTTTGGGCGACCAGTTGCTGGCTGTGGAAACTGATTTGAAGCACATCCCCTTAAGTCAGATTCTGGCTATTCTGCAAAAATATCAGTTGGCTTCCCGCGATTTGAACGGCCGTCAGGTGTGGATGTCTTCCAAAGCCCGCATGGCGGGGCCGGTGGATGAAATCCGCACGCTGCCTTTGGAGATCCGCGATCTGCGCCTGGAGGGCGACTTGGGGGAAATGCATGTTGAAAAAATCAACATCGGTTCGCTGGAACCTTTGAAGTATGAACCGATCCTTGTCGATGTGAAGAAACTGGACATCGAAAAATTGCTGGTGCTTTTAAATCGCACCAAGCAGACCAGCATCCTGGGGCACCTGGGAAGCTTCACCGGACGTGCGGAGATCGTGTCGGATCAAAAAATGCGCATGAGAGGGGAGCATGCCGGGCTTGAGTTTGTCTTTTCAAATAAAGGCCAGCGGGAGCTTCAGGTGATTGAAAGCATGGTCGGCGACATTGCTTTGGATCAGGATCAATGGAGTTTCCAGATTAAACGAGTCGAGCCCCGTGGCGGTGTCTTTGTCGGGGATTTAAGTCTGCGTGCCGATCGTGATTTCAAAGCGGTGGCGGTGAAAACCCACATCGATGAACTGCAACTGGCTTTGCCAGTGCAAAAGCTGATGACCAACGGAGGCGAGATCGGCCTGATGAGTCTTGACGGCGATTTGCGTTTTGGAGAAGGCAAAGTGCAGTCCTTAAAAGGTCTGCTGCGCTTGAACTCCATGAATGTTGAGGGTGTGGGCCTGGGGAAAACCCGAGCCTCCTTTGACTGGAGCAAGGGGGAGGTTTTGCTGAACGCCCAGGTGCAGTCCATGAAGGTTTCACCCAACTCTCCAACAGCCGAGGTGCTGCGTCCGGTGACTTTGAACTCGTGGTGGCATGACGGTGTTTTGAATCTTTCTGGTTTAACCGGGCAGTTGGGTGCAAAAAGCGCGAAAGACTTCTCTTGGAAGGGGTTCCAGGCGCAGGCCTCCAAAACCGGAAAGCTTAGCACCGAGGGATCCTGGAATGAAGAAGCGCGCTTAAAAGGACACGTGCAGGTCAAAGACGGCAAGATCCAGCGTCGCTGGCAGATTCAGGGAACGCGCGAGCTTCCGCAGTTTGTGGAAGAAAAGGCGCGGCGCTGATGATGGCCGTGGTGCTGGTCCTGGCCGTGGCAGGATTCTTGTTATATCGCCATAAAACCTGGAAGGCGCAAAGCTGGCCAGCCGAAGGGGTGAGGCCCCCTGCCTGGCAGGCGCATCGCGGATTCTGGAAAGCCGGTGCCCAGGAAAATTCCTATTCGTCCTTTGTGAAGGCCCGTGAGATGGGTTTTCAGATGTTTGAGCTGGATGTGCGGCTGTCAAAAGATGAAGTGCCAGTGGTGTTTCATGACGGCGATTTAAAACGAATTGCGCAAAAAGATCTGCGCGTGACGGATGTGGCCGCCGCAGATCTGAAGGCCTGGGCCGGAGCCTGCACGCTGGAAGAAGTGCTGGCGTCCCAAGACATCCCTGCCACGATAAATATAGAAATCAAAAGCAATGCGGTATTCGATTCCCGTCTGGAAAAACGGGTGGCTCAGCTTGTGCGAAAATATCACCGCGAAAAAGAGGTGATGTTTTCAAGTTTCAACCCGGCTTCGATCTGGCGACTGGGGCGTCTGTTGCCACAAGTGCCGCGGGCACTGCTGGCGACCGGGGAAGACGATCCGGAAAATAAAATCTATCTGAAAAAACTCTGGCTGGCTCCGTACATTGGAGCCAACGCTTTGAATCTCGATTATCGCTTTGTGACTCCAAACGAAGTGCGCGCCTACAAAGAACGCGGGATTCCGGTGGCTTTGTGGACAGTGAATGATCTGGATCGTGGGAAAGCTTACCTTCAGGCCGGGGCCATCAGTATTATTTCTGATGTAGAGAAAGCAGCGGATTCATTTTCTTAAAGTACAAAGGCGGCACAAAAGCCAAAAGGGCCATGGTTGAATAGCCGTGGGGAAGTTTCATGGCACCGGGCTGTTCCTGTAATTCAGTGAACGGCAAAGTGGCTTTCAGGTGATGATGGGAATGGTATCCCAGATTGATCAGACTGTAGTTGGTGATGACCTGATAACTGTCCCAGGAATGTTGGGCCTTGGCGCCTTCATAGAATCCGTCTTCTTTTTTAGTGCGCATCAATCCATAGTGCTCAATATAGTCCGCAGTCTGAAGCAAAGTCACACCCACGAACCCCTGACCCAGCCAGAACAGAAGGGCTGAGTTTCCGTAAAGCCCATGCACCGCTAGACACAACACCAACTGCAAAAGAAGATACCACACAATGCGATGGCGAAACCGCTGCCAGACGGGCTTGCTTTTCAAGCGTTTATTTTCAAACTTGAAAGCATCTATCAGGCCGCCAAGGAACGAGCGGAAGTGATATGTGTAGATCCATTCATTCTTGCGGGCGGTGGCGGGGTCTTCCGGTGTTGCCACGTTTTTGTGATGCCCGTAAACATGCTCAATGGCGTAGTGAGCAAAGTTCGCCAGCAACAACAGTCCAACACCCAAGCCGCGCAGGGGTTTTTCACGACGATGCACTAACTCGTGAGCCGTATTGATGGCCAGCACTCCGGTGATGGCGCCGAAGGAAAGAACAAGGCCTGTCAGTTCCAAAGCCGTGGCATCCAGTGAATGGATGACTCCGGTAAATAAGAACACCGACATAAATGGAAGAGCGAAAATCAACAGGGCATCGGGCAGGCGACTTTTGGGGCGGGCTTGGGGCACATGTCTTGTGCGCAGAACGTGATCCCAGATCGGGTGGATCACAAAAAGCCCAATGACTCCCAAAAAGGTCCATGCACCACCCAGGGCGGCTCCGAGCAAAGCCAGCAGGGCAAAGAGATAAGCAAGACTGTAGCGGGAATAAAATAAAAAAGCCTTCATGGTTCTAAGTAAAGCTTAGCTCCAGGAAGGCTTTTAAGAGAAACAAAAAAACTAAAACTTAGGAGTTTTGGTTTTCGCCTTGTTTCTGAGTTTGACCCATAGACTGTTTGTTCTGATGGGAAACTTGTTGGTTGTCGTGAATGTCTTTGGCATCAACGTCGATTTCATTCAGGCCTTGTTTGAAACCACGGATGGCTTTACCCATGGACTGACCCAATTGTGGCAGACGGCTTGGACCGAAGAAGATCAAAAAGATAACTGCAAGAAGCAGAATGTGCGTAAGGCTAAACTCACCCATGGGGTTCCTCCCAAATTTCTTAAAGTGTACACTTTTTAGACCTGTCTGGGAGGAAAATCAATGCTTGTCTGGCTTTATTCCACTGGCATGTCGATAATTTCGACCTGATCTGCGTCAGCGGCTTCTTTCTCAAGACCGTCAGTTTCTTCTGAACCCACGGCAACGACTTTTGTCCCTTCAGTCACGGTTTGTACTGGGATAGCTTCAGAGCTCTGAGCTTTGCCTGGGAGCTGCTTTGCGATGCCCTTGGTTGGTACAGGAGCCTGGACTTCACGAGCGACCGGAGCGGCTTTGGCGGCCTTTTTGGCGTTGCCATTACCCATCTTCTTAAGCTCTTTGTCGTACTTGGACTTCAGATCAGACAGCTCTTTTTGATAATTTTTTCGGATTTCCTCAACCTGCGTGTTGCGCGCTTCAGTAATGCAGGAAGAGTAGGTCTGGAGAGCCATCTCTTTGGCCTGGGCGCGGCAAGTCAGCTCTGCAGCAGTTTGTGGCATGGCTGAAAGCGAGAACATAATAGTGGCAAAGAAAGAGAATACGGTTTTCATATCAACCCCATTTATCTATAGCCCCCTATAACAAGATCCGTGCCGGGCTTGCTCCAAACCAAGGGGGCTTTGAGGTCGGGGGATCTTACCTTTTTACATCCTTGATCAGTCTTTTGTCGGCACCTGCCGAACGCGAAGAAGGGTCAAATTACATATGGTGCCCGCAGCTCAGGGGAGTAAATTAAAACCAGAGGAGGGCGCCGTGATACCTCTGACCTGCATACTTCTTCCTATGTTACTGACACTGGGCTGGGCCCAGACATCTCCGGTCGTCACCGAGAAAATCACCGTCCCCTGGGCCGTCACTGATTGGGAGCCCTACTACATATTGGAAGGTGCCAATGCCAAGTCCGGCAGGGTCGATCGCCTGCGTCGCGTGCTGGAAGATCATCTGAAAGGCTATCAGTTCACTGATATGTATGCGGATATGCCAAAAACAATGGAGCTGTGGAAGCTGGGTAAAAACATTTGTTCAGGCTCTGCCTTGATGACCGCAGAGCGGGAAAAGCTGGCGTATTTTTCGGCACTGTCATTTCAGGTTCCCCATGAATATGTGCTGGTGACGGCTAATACAAAAATGGTGGAAGATCTGCCGGCGGAAATTTCTTTAAAAGATATTATGAAGAATAAAAAATGGACGGGCCTCTTCGTCAAAGACCGTTCCTATGGTTCCGAGATCGATGCTCTGGTGAAAAGTGTTTCCCCGCGCGACAAACATCTGATGCTGAAGAAAAATGTGACTGAAGGCTACAC
Coding sequences within it:
- the greA gene encoding transcription elongation factor GreA → MAIATPDKLPMTIRGKALLDAELKKLLLEERPSVILAIEEARAQGDISENAEYEAAKERQAMIEGRIAEIQGKLAGADVIDTAQIKADRIVFGAVVKIVDTESEEEFQYQIVGVDEADVKKGMISILSPLARALIGKKDSDTVTVQSPKGDKEFEIISFEYK
- a CDS encoding glycerophosphodiester phosphodiesterase; its protein translation is MMAVVLVLAVAGFLLYRHKTWKAQSWPAEGVRPPAWQAHRGFWKAGAQENSYSSFVKAREMGFQMFELDVRLSKDEVPVVFHDGDLKRIAQKDLRVTDVAAADLKAWAGACTLEEVLASQDIPATINIEIKSNAVFDSRLEKRVAQLVRKYHREKEVMFSSFNPASIWRLGRLLPQVPRALLATGEDDPENKIYLKKLWLAPYIGANALNLDYRFVTPNEVRAYKERGIPVALWTVNDLDRGKAYLQAGAISIISDVEKAADSFS
- a CDS encoding alkane 1-monooxygenase — protein: MKAFLFYSRYSLAYLFALLALLGAALGGAWTFLGVIGLFVIHPIWDHVLRTRHVPQARPKSRLPDALLIFALPFMSVFLFTGVIHSLDATALELTGLVLSFGAITGVLAINTAHELVHRREKPLRGLGVGLLLLANFAHYAIEHVYGHHKNVATPEDPATARKNEWIYTYHFRSFLGGLIDAFKFENKRLKSKPVWQRFRHRIVWYLLLQLVLCLAVHGLYGNSALLFWLGQGFVGVTLLQTADYIEHYGLMRTKKEDGFYEGAKAQHSWDSYQVITNYSLINLGYHSHHHLKATLPFTELQEQPGAMKLPHGYSTMALLAFVPPLYFKKMNPLLSLHQK
- a CDS encoding Sec-independent protein translocase subunit TatA/TatB, which translates into the protein MGEFSLTHILLLAVIFLIFFGPSRLPQLGQSMGKAIRGFKQGLNEIDVDAKDIHDNQQVSHQNKQSMGQTQKQGENQNS
- a CDS encoding TIGR02285 family protein, with the protein product MLLTLGWAQTSPVVTEKITVPWAVTDWEPYYILEGANAKSGRVDRLRRVLEDHLKGYQFTDMYADMPKTMELWKLGKNICSGSALMTAEREKLAYFSALSFQVPHEYVLVTANTKMVEDLPAEISLKDIMKNKKWTGLFVKDRSYGSEIDALVKSVSPRDKHLMLKKNVTEGYTSLLKMLEKKRFDYMIEYEAVVRAYNEKIFPAKPLATRIVKESYPSAVFYLACTKNPWGRDVVRRADQALQKMALTSEYQRAVESWLAPDLQKKSRKILDEFYQKRAQGPWMTAPW